In Ahaetulla prasina isolate Xishuangbanna chromosome 5, ASM2864084v1, whole genome shotgun sequence, the following are encoded in one genomic region:
- the HMGN1 gene encoding non-histone chromosomal protein HMG-14 isoform X2 produces MPKRKVNPAEEEPKRRSARLSAKPAIAKVEIKPKKPTSKVKSEEKRASTKGRKGLKDKQTEDNNKKEIKDSLPAENGETKRPSI; encoded by the exons ATGCCGAAGAGAAAG GTGAATCCTGCTGAAGAAGAG CCGAAGAGGCGATCCGCACGATTATCGGCT AAACCGGCCATTGCCAAAGTCGAGATAAAACCAAAAAAGCCCACTTCAAAG GTTAAGTCTGAGGAAAAGAGAGCTTCAACAAAAGGGAGAAAAGGACTGAAAGATAAACAAACTGAAgataataacaaaaaagaaataaaggataGTTTGCCTGCAGAAAATGGAGAAACAAAAA